In uncultured Methanobacterium sp., a genomic segment contains:
- the truA gene encoding tRNA pseudouridine(38-40) synthase TruA translates to MIRVALKVAYLGTAFYGFQRQPNLRTVEGELIRALEKSGAITNMGQSNYSIAGRTDRGVHALGNVVSFCTDKEPIINQVNDFLPMDIRILGSCQVPQGFKTRYAYKRHYRYVLCRKTGENEWDLDKMQQAAHLMEGTHNFINFSRRNERNPMRKVDSVRIAAENQVCLVDVEGESFLWNMVRKMVTILLSVGKHEMGIEEVEKCFDPDYNACIMPMPPESLILMDVFHRGVKFNEDRYARKRFIQTIGEECFDHQRMVASTMEMINALNHRSIV, encoded by the coding sequence ATGATTAGGGTGGCTTTAAAAGTTGCTTATTTAGGAACAGCTTTTTATGGATTTCAAAGACAACCAAACCTACGTACAGTTGAAGGGGAACTCATAAGGGCCCTGGAAAAATCAGGTGCAATAACCAACATGGGTCAATCAAACTATTCCATTGCTGGCCGCACTGACCGGGGAGTCCATGCCCTTGGGAATGTGGTGTCATTTTGCACTGATAAGGAGCCAATAATAAACCAAGTAAACGATTTTTTACCGATGGATATAAGAATTCTTGGATCTTGCCAGGTGCCACAGGGATTTAAGACCCGTTATGCTTATAAAAGACACTATCGTTATGTGTTGTGCCGAAAAACAGGGGAAAATGAGTGGGATTTGGATAAAATGCAGCAAGCAGCTCATTTAATGGAGGGAACTCATAATTTCATTAATTTTTCCCGGAGAAATGAAAGAAATCCCATGAGAAAAGTGGACAGTGTTCGCATTGCAGCGGAAAATCAGGTGTGTCTGGTGGATGTGGAGGGTGAAAGTTTCCTCTGGAACATGGTTCGAAAAATGGTTACAATTTTACTCAGTGTGGGAAAACATGAAATGGGGATAGAAGAGGTAGAAAAGTGTTTTGATCCTGATTATAATGCCTGTATCATGCCAATGCCTCCTGAAAGTCTTATTTTAATGGATGTTTTCCATAGGGGAGTGAAGTTTAATGAGGATAGATATGCTCGTAAACGTTTTATACAGACCATTGGGGAAGAATGCTTTGATCATCAAAGGATGGTTGCCTCAACCATGGAAATGATAAATGCACTGAATCATCGGAGTATTGTATAA
- a CDS encoding DUF460 domain-containing protein: protein MLNKHGQPVAPKGQRGIIVGLDPGMTVGVAILDLSGEILNVNSFKEASRADITKHIISFGRTVLVATDVHQTPKMVRKMATALNSKVYAPYKDLAVSAKYEMVDDYIYSNDNRQAISRSRGIGSDLIPQNAHERDALAAAIQGYKKHQKKLEHIERRTLNLDMPPELIDEVKIMVINEVPITKAINDTLEKLQHPINSSKTDKGTPTSNNGNTGDNPNTIDNMTHKMNKEVHNKDNIEIKLFEVAKEENIKITELSDNYSEDYPDKDASLIISGLKNKLKSQEKQIRNLQNKNRILEDDLQSFQHEISHLESKIERLQYQYSQNILHQKEITTKQSIIRGLQEKYNDQKALNKNLTDQLESIKRIRAMELSREASPVKIIESFSKDSIREATGAWNIKKGDVVMLRSSEGGGSQTASLLVHLKVKAVITTDKMSHQARSEFERNMVPLIPLETVDLKMSDDFAVIISSDLDREIKKWEKNQEDKRKKEETNKLLKIMDDYRSKRRRSPHNF from the coding sequence ATTTTAAATAAACATGGGCAGCCAGTAGCTCCCAAAGGTCAAAGGGGGATTATAGTAGGGCTTGATCCTGGAATGACTGTAGGGGTGGCTATTCTTGATCTTTCAGGTGAAATATTAAATGTGAATAGTTTTAAAGAAGCTTCTCGTGCTGATATAACCAAACACATCATCAGTTTTGGGAGAACAGTTCTGGTTGCTACTGATGTTCACCAAACTCCTAAAATGGTGAGAAAAATGGCAACAGCCCTCAATTCTAAGGTATACGCTCCATACAAAGACCTGGCAGTTAGTGCCAAGTACGAGATGGTGGATGATTACATTTACTCCAATGATAACCGCCAAGCAATATCCAGATCCCGGGGCATTGGGTCTGATTTGATACCACAGAATGCTCATGAAAGAGATGCACTTGCTGCAGCCATCCAGGGGTATAAAAAGCACCAGAAAAAACTGGAACACATTGAAAGAAGAACTTTGAATCTGGACATGCCACCGGAATTAATTGATGAAGTAAAAATCATGGTCATAAATGAAGTTCCAATTACCAAGGCCATAAACGATACTCTGGAAAAATTACAACATCCAATTAATTCATCCAAAACGGATAAAGGGACTCCTACATCCAATAATGGTAATACAGGAGATAACCCGAATACAATAGATAACATGACTCATAAAATGAACAAAGAGGTTCATAATAAGGATAATATAGAAATTAAACTATTTGAAGTTGCTAAAGAAGAAAATATTAAAATTACTGAACTTTCCGATAATTACAGTGAAGATTATCCTGATAAAGATGCTTCTCTGATTATTTCTGGATTAAAAAATAAATTAAAATCACAGGAGAAGCAGATCAGGAATTTACAGAATAAAAACAGGATACTGGAAGATGATCTCCAGAGTTTTCAACATGAAATATCCCATCTGGAAAGCAAAATTGAAAGATTGCAATATCAGTATTCTCAGAACATTTTACATCAAAAAGAAATTACCACTAAACAATCGATCATCCGGGGCCTCCAGGAAAAATACAACGATCAAAAAGCTTTAAATAAAAATTTGACTGACCAATTGGAATCCATAAAACGAATAAGGGCCATGGAACTTTCCAGGGAAGCATCTCCCGTTAAAATCATAGAATCCTTTTCAAAAGATTCCATAAGGGAAGCAACAGGGGCCTGGAATATAAAAAAAGGTGATGTGGTTATGCTGAGAAGTTCAGAGGGAGGAGGTTCTCAGACAGCATCATTACTGGTTCACTTAAAAGTCAAAGCAGTTATAACCACAGATAAAATGTCTCACCAGGCTAGAAGTGAATTTGAAAGAAATATGGTTCCCCTAATCCCACTGGAAACTGTGGATTTAAAAATGTCTGATGATTTTGCAGTTATAATATCCAGTGATCTGGATAGAGAAATAAAAAAATGGGAAAAGAATCAGGAAGACAAAAGGAAAAAAGAAGAAACTAACAAGCTTTTAAAGATCATGGATGATTATAGGTCTAAAAGAAGAAGATCTCCCCATAACTTTTAG
- the wecB gene encoding UDP-N-acetylglucosamine 2-epimerase (non-hydrolyzing), whose amino-acid sequence MKIAFIIGTRPEIIKMSPLIDEVDKRGIDYVLIHTGQHYDFEMSQQFFLDLELKEPDYNIGVGSDSHGKQTAVMMEGIEEVLLSEKPDIVLVQGDTNAVLAGALVAAKLHIAVGHVEAGLRSYDKTMPEEINRMVADVCTNLFFVPTEDTAINLIFEGINPKDIFITGNTVVDACYRNLKIASKSSNIMSKLEVEGDILSLTLHRAENVDDRERLGNIVKSLLNIKGLTIVFPVHPRTVKTLKEFGMYSQLEEAPHIQMIKPIGYLDFLILQSNSKIMITDSGGIQEEAITLNVPCLTLRYNTERPETVHAGGNILVGSNTEKITGNVAKLLADNKIYQKMKDATNPYGDGTASEQIIDAIQDAYNHGKLEIQPPETIAGGQSKKLLAVDEEATVEEFEAKNPDITINIVFDGVNPQFPSSDLFIKGKTIMVSKSDSVDF is encoded by the coding sequence ATGAAGATAGCGTTTATAATAGGCACCAGGCCTGAAATCATCAAAATGTCCCCTTTAATCGATGAAGTGGATAAAAGGGGAATAGATTATGTTTTAATACACACTGGTCAGCATTACGATTTCGAAATGTCCCAGCAGTTTTTCCTAGACCTGGAACTCAAAGAACCTGATTATAACATCGGAGTAGGCTCAGATTCACATGGGAAACAAACTGCGGTAATGATGGAAGGGATTGAAGAAGTTCTCCTTTCTGAAAAACCAGACATCGTCCTGGTCCAGGGTGATACCAATGCAGTTTTAGCCGGGGCCCTGGTGGCAGCTAAGTTACACATAGCAGTAGGACATGTAGAGGCTGGACTTCGCTCCTATGATAAAACCATGCCCGAAGAGATAAACCGTATGGTGGCAGATGTCTGCACCAACCTCTTTTTTGTACCAACAGAAGATACAGCCATAAACCTGATCTTTGAGGGAATAAATCCTAAGGATATTTTCATCACTGGCAATACCGTGGTAGATGCCTGCTACCGAAACCTCAAAATAGCCAGTAAAAGTTCCAATATCATGTCCAAGCTGGAAGTGGAAGGTGACATTTTATCGTTAACCCTACACCGTGCAGAGAATGTTGATGACCGTGAAAGATTAGGGAACATTGTTAAATCTCTCCTTAATATTAAGGGACTTACCATTGTTTTCCCGGTACACCCACGTACTGTGAAAACCCTCAAAGAATTTGGAATGTACTCCCAGCTTGAAGAGGCCCCTCACATTCAGATGATTAAACCAATTGGATACCTTGATTTTTTGATCCTCCAGTCAAATTCAAAGATAATGATAACTGATTCTGGGGGAATCCAGGAAGAAGCCATAACTCTTAATGTGCCCTGCCTTACTCTCAGGTACAACACTGAACGCCCGGAAACAGTTCATGCGGGTGGTAACATCCTGGTGGGATCAAACACAGAAAAAATAACCGGTAATGTTGCCAAACTGCTGGCAGATAACAAGATATACCAAAAAATGAAGGACGCAACCAATCCCTATGGTGATGGTACTGCTTCAGAACAGATCATTGATGCTATTCAAGATGCATATAACCACGGAAAACTGGAAATCCAACCTCCTGAAACCATTGCTGGGGGGCAGTCAAAAAAATTACTAGCAGTGGATGAAGAAGCCACTGTAGAGGAATTTGAGGCTAAAAACCCAGATATTACTATAAATATTGTATTTGATGGTGTTAACCCCCAATTTCCAAGTTCTGACCTTTTTATCAAAGGTAAAACAATAATGGTTTCCAAATCAGATTCTGTTGATTTTTAA
- a CDS encoding nucleotide sugar dehydrogenase — MIKENSPIAIFGLGHMGLPTAALLAKSGLKVVGVDINKENVKMVNSGQSPIMEPGLEEMVKKAVENGCLSATTNTLSAVGAVKVIMIIVPTPVDDNKKSDLSAVISASQSISEGLKKDDLVIIESTVPPGTCENLVIPLLEKSGLKAGEDFKVAYTPERALPNNTLYEMTHNARVIGGIDAESTQMAVSLYQRITEGEIIMVQDLVTAEMVKLMENTYRDTNIALANELALVCDTLGVDAIEAIRAANHHPRVNIHTPGPGVGGHCLSIDPYFLVEIARERGLETPLIQASRQVNEDMPGEVVRIIQKALKDEGKTISGSKIGVLGVAYKGNVADARETPAKPLIEELISKDAEVLVNDPYVSPDIIKSWGAHIVGLETALESDVVVLVTDHDLYRNIKPDMIKNRLLVCTRPILDRETFQKEGVTFKGVGRS, encoded by the coding sequence ATGATTAAAGAAAATTCACCCATAGCAATATTCGGTTTGGGCCATATGGGGCTTCCTACAGCCGCGCTACTGGCAAAAAGTGGCCTGAAAGTGGTGGGGGTTGATATAAACAAAGAAAATGTGAAAATGGTTAACTCCGGCCAATCTCCAATTATGGAACCCGGTCTGGAGGAAATGGTTAAAAAAGCAGTTGAAAATGGCTGTTTATCTGCCACTACTAACACTTTAAGTGCAGTAGGAGCAGTTAAGGTAATCATGATCATCGTTCCCACTCCAGTGGATGATAATAAAAAATCAGATCTTTCTGCAGTTATCTCTGCATCTCAATCAATTTCTGAAGGTTTAAAAAAGGATGACCTGGTTATTATTGAAAGCACGGTACCACCTGGCACCTGTGAGAACCTGGTAATTCCTTTACTGGAGAAAAGTGGTCTTAAAGCTGGAGAAGATTTCAAAGTAGCTTACACTCCAGAAAGAGCCCTTCCCAATAACACACTCTATGAGATGACCCATAATGCAAGGGTAATAGGTGGAATAGATGCAGAAAGTACCCAAATGGCAGTTTCACTTTACCAGAGAATTACAGAGGGTGAAATAATAATGGTACAGGATCTGGTAACTGCAGAAATGGTTAAACTGATGGAAAACACTTACCGGGATACCAACATAGCCCTGGCCAATGAACTGGCATTAGTATGTGATACTTTAGGAGTGGACGCCATTGAAGCCATCCGGGCAGCCAACCACCACCCCAGAGTCAACATACACACACCAGGGCCAGGAGTGGGAGGGCACTGCCTCTCCATAGACCCATACTTCCTGGTGGAAATTGCCAGGGAAAGGGGATTAGAAACACCCCTTATACAGGCTTCCAGACAGGTTAACGAGGACATGCCTGGTGAAGTTGTAAGAATAATACAGAAAGCTCTGAAGGATGAAGGTAAAACTATTTCTGGATCTAAAATTGGAGTTTTAGGTGTGGCTTACAAGGGAAACGTTGCCGATGCCAGGGAAACACCTGCAAAACCTTTAATTGAGGAATTAATTAGTAAAGATGCTGAGGTTCTGGTTAATGACCCTTATGTATCTCCAGATATCATTAAATCCTGGGGTGCTCACATTGTAGGCCTGGAAACTGCCCTTGAAAGTGATGTGGTTGTTCTGGTAACTGATCATGACCTCTACCGGAACATCAAACCAGATATGATTAAAAATCGATTGTTAGTATGCACTCGACCTATTCTTGACAGGGAAACCTTCCAAAAGGAGGGTGTAACTTTTAAGGGAGTTGGAAGGTCTTGA
- a CDS encoding ATP-grasp domain-containing protein: MNLLIFEYASALGIKDPSLAAEGKAMLRGLTCDLESLPASYLISKNIDAIEGSKCKPIVIEEDIGGWISDNISQFDFCLPIAPEEDFILCGLTRLIEKNGVQVVGSDSDAVRICSDKYLTYSLLKDKVSVIPTHRVSWEDTGLYCPGISGDKKVVKPADGVSCSAVQIVDSEDSFKNATRKVREVTSLPYFLVQDYIEGVSASVSLLTNGKKAIPLSLNQQNISIKEGIINYNGGKVPMTHPMENEAKKIAKKAVESIPGLKGYVGVDVIMGDGQVHLVEINSRVTTPYVALRNMLSFNLGKAMIQAVQGELPREFSLEREIEIQKTGNRLHLKVIS, translated from the coding sequence TTGAATCTTTTAATTTTCGAATATGCCAGTGCACTGGGGATCAAAGACCCTTCTTTAGCTGCTGAAGGTAAAGCAATGCTCCGTGGTCTTACCTGTGACCTGGAATCTTTACCTGCCAGTTACCTCATATCCAAAAATATAGATGCCATTGAAGGAAGCAAGTGCAAACCAATAGTCATAGAGGAGGATATTGGGGGCTGGATTTCGGATAATATCTCTCAGTTTGATTTTTGTTTACCTATAGCCCCTGAAGAAGACTTCATACTTTGTGGATTAACACGGTTAATTGAGAAAAATGGTGTTCAGGTAGTGGGATCAGATTCAGATGCAGTACGCATTTGTTCAGATAAATACCTCACCTACAGCCTCCTCAAAGATAAGGTGTCAGTGATCCCAACCCACAGGGTTTCATGGGAAGATACTGGACTCTACTGTCCAGGAATTTCAGGCGATAAAAAGGTGGTAAAACCTGCAGATGGTGTTTCATGTTCTGCGGTACAGATTGTGGATTCTGAAGACTCTTTTAAAAATGCTACCCGGAAAGTGAGAGAAGTTACCAGCCTTCCCTACTTCCTGGTGCAGGATTACATTGAAGGAGTAAGTGCCAGTGTAAGTTTACTTACCAACGGTAAAAAAGCCATTCCACTCAGTTTAAATCAACAGAATATCTCCATAAAAGAGGGTATCATAAATTATAATGGGGGGAAAGTTCCCATGACCCATCCCATGGAGAATGAAGCCAAAAAAATAGCTAAAAAAGCAGTTGAATCTATCCCCGGATTAAAAGGTTACGTGGGAGTTGATGTGATCATGGGTGATGGACAGGTTCATCTGGTGGAGATTAACTCTCGAGTAACCACTCCTTACGTGGCCCTAAGAAACATGCTCAGTTTTAATTTAGGCAAAGCCATGATTCAGGCCGTGCAGGGAGAACTTCCCAGAGAATTCAGCCTGGAAAGAGAGATAGAAATCCAGAAAACTGGGAATCGACTCCATTTAAAGGTAATAAGTTGA
- a CDS encoding hydantoinase/oxoprolinase family protein: MKIAGFDIGGANTDLAVVEFDEKGNILNIRTDFRYLPMWIKKHELSKTLLELLGNDIDDIDAVGISMTAELADSYQNKSEGVLDISTRVMETFDLPVAFVGLNGMMDYDAVKGNPMELAAANWIATAPLAAYMAPDCIFIDTGSTTTDIIPIKNGVECAKGRTDLQRLATGELVYTGTLRTNVATIVDKVPLGDDWVRTASELFAVTADVHLVLENITREDYTSETPDGEDNSRENSLLRLSRVVCGDLDLLSHDEVVSIAQFIYQKQVEQVAEALKEVSEREGIELVIATGLGMNIIGSEAAKLQGLEVRTMEEILTPDDCVVAPAVGTALLMEKFLST; this comes from the coding sequence TTGAAAATTGCAGGTTTTGATATAGGAGGAGCAAACACCGACCTGGCTGTGGTCGAATTTGATGAAAAAGGAAATATTCTCAATATAAGAACAGATTTCCGTTATCTTCCCATGTGGATTAAAAAACATGAACTTTCCAAGACTCTCCTGGAACTTTTAGGCAATGATATTGATGATATTGATGCAGTTGGTATTTCCATGACTGCAGAACTTGCTGATAGCTACCAAAACAAGAGTGAGGGGGTTCTGGATATTTCCACCAGAGTTATGGAAACATTCGACCTGCCAGTTGCTTTTGTGGGTCTTAATGGTATGATGGATTATGATGCTGTGAAAGGGAATCCCATGGAACTGGCTGCTGCTAACTGGATTGCAACGGCTCCATTAGCTGCTTATATGGCTCCGGATTGTATATTTATAGACACCGGAAGTACCACCACAGATATAATTCCCATAAAAAATGGTGTAGAATGCGCTAAGGGAAGAACAGATCTCCAAAGGCTTGCAACCGGTGAATTAGTTTACACTGGCACCCTCCGCACCAACGTGGCAACCATTGTGGATAAAGTACCACTCGGAGATGATTGGGTGCGCACAGCATCAGAACTTTTTGCAGTAACTGCGGATGTGCACCTGGTTCTTGAAAACATCACCAGAGAAGATTACACCTCTGAAACTCCTGATGGGGAGGATAATTCCAGGGAAAATTCCCTTTTAAGATTGTCACGGGTTGTATGTGGAGATCTGGATTTACTGAGTCATGATGAAGTTGTGAGCATTGCACAGTTCATCTACCAGAAACAGGTAGAACAGGTGGCCGAAGCCCTTAAAGAAGTCAGTGAAAGGGAAGGTATAGAACTGGTAATTGCAACAGGGCTGGGAATGAACATAATCGGAAGTGAAGCTGCAAAACTACAGGGACTGGAGGTTAGGACCATGGAAGAAATCCTCACCCCTGATGATTGTGTGGTGGCACCAGCAGTGGGAACCGCCCTTCTCATGGAGAAGTTTCTTAGTACTTGA
- a CDS encoding CDP-2,3-bis-(O-geranylgeranyl)-sn-glycerol synthase, giving the protein MDSSIFSVLILSAYAIYFMLPAYLANAGALTFGGGTPLDFGRSLNDGRRIFGDGVTWKGTIIGILIGMGIGLLQGAITGNMVQDLLMLGNPGIASLVQGTITNNIVLGALLGLVLGSGAIIGDACGSFIKRRFKVERGRPVPFMDQLDFVVGALLFASLVVTIPFTLIILIIIISIFLHLGTNIIAYLLGMKNVWY; this is encoded by the coding sequence ATGGACTCGAGTATTTTCAGTGTTTTGATTTTATCCGCTTATGCTATATACTTTATGTTACCGGCTTACTTAGCCAACGCTGGTGCCCTTACATTTGGGGGAGGAACACCCCTTGACTTTGGCCGATCCCTAAATGACGGCCGTAGAATATTTGGAGATGGTGTCACATGGAAAGGGACCATCATTGGTATTCTAATCGGAATGGGTATCGGCCTACTTCAAGGAGCAATAACTGGTAACATGGTACAGGACCTTTTAATGTTAGGGAATCCGGGAATAGCTAGTCTGGTTCAAGGAACAATAACCAACAACATTGTACTAGGTGCATTACTGGGCCTAGTACTGGGTAGTGGTGCGATTATAGGAGACGCTTGTGGGAGTTTCATTAAGAGAAGATTCAAAGTGGAACGAGGACGACCCGTACCATTTATGGATCAGTTAGATTTCGTGGTGGGTGCCTTACTATTCGCATCTTTGGTGGTAACTATTCCATTTACTTTAATCATTCTTATAATTATAATTAGTATTTTCCTTCATTTAGGAACTAATATCATTGCCTATTTATTGGGTATGAAGAATGTTTGGTACTGA
- a CDS encoding tetraether lipid synthase Tes, which translates to MVIKKTKSLCPECLRVVDAEVFEDQEKIMIKKTCPEHGEFENTYWQSSEAYRYAADYDYVGDGISNPRTTVEGECPQNCGLCAEHESQTILGLIDVTNRCNLRCPICFANAAVSKSLYEPSYEEIRQMLRNLRANQPVPTPAVQYAGGEPTVRKDIVELVKLAREEGFSHTQIATNGIKLAKDPELAQKLKDASLNTVYLQFDGVTEEPYIKARNRNLLPTKLEAIENCRKADLGIVLVPTLVKGINDDQVGDIIQFAIDNLDIIRGVNFQPVSFAGRTPADEVEEQRITIPRFQELVEEQTDGQIGRDDFYPASSVIPITDFVEAIEGEDQVSFTCHPHCGAATYIFIDHDEIIPITEFVDVDRFFNLLSRSSDDIKDGGIVGKARVISRATMELPKTIDRNKKPDSLDITGILTKVFKERSYSALGDFHHKTLLISCMHFMDPWNFDQDRVRRCVIHYAVPDGRIIPFCSMNAIYRSEIEKKFGKPLKE; encoded by the coding sequence ATGGTCATAAAGAAAACAAAAAGCCTGTGTCCTGAATGTCTTCGAGTAGTGGATGCAGAAGTCTTTGAAGACCAGGAAAAAATAATGATAAAGAAGACGTGCCCAGAGCACGGTGAATTTGAAAACACTTACTGGCAAAGTTCAGAAGCTTACCGTTACGCAGCTGATTATGATTACGTTGGTGATGGTATTAGCAACCCTCGAACAACCGTGGAGGGTGAATGTCCTCAGAATTGTGGGTTGTGTGCTGAACATGAGAGTCAGACTATATTAGGTCTTATTGATGTTACTAATCGTTGTAATCTTCGTTGTCCTATTTGTTTTGCTAATGCAGCTGTATCTAAATCTTTATATGAGCCTAGTTATGAAGAAATACGCCAAATGTTACGGAACCTCCGTGCGAACCAGCCAGTACCCACACCAGCCGTTCAGTATGCGGGTGGTGAACCCACAGTACGAAAGGACATTGTGGAACTGGTGAAATTAGCCCGGGAAGAAGGATTTAGTCACACTCAAATAGCCACCAATGGGATTAAACTGGCTAAAGATCCAGAGCTTGCTCAAAAACTTAAAGATGCAAGTTTAAACACGGTTTATCTTCAGTTTGATGGAGTTACTGAGGAACCATACATAAAAGCCAGGAACCGCAACCTCCTGCCAACCAAACTGGAAGCCATTGAAAATTGCCGTAAAGCTGATCTGGGAATTGTACTGGTGCCCACACTGGTTAAAGGAATCAACGATGATCAGGTTGGTGACATCATACAGTTTGCCATTGATAACCTGGATATCATCCGGGGAGTGAACTTCCAGCCAGTGTCCTTTGCTGGCCGAACACCTGCCGATGAAGTGGAAGAACAGAGAATAACCATACCTAGATTCCAGGAATTAGTTGAAGAACAGACAGATGGCCAGATTGGTAGAGATGATTTCTACCCTGCATCTTCGGTTATACCCATCACTGATTTTGTGGAAGCTATTGAAGGGGAAGATCAGGTTTCATTTACCTGTCACCCTCACTGCGGTGCTGCAACCTACATTTTCATTGATCATGATGAAATTATCCCCATAACTGAGTTCGTGGATGTTGATCGCTTTTTCAACCTCCTTTCACGTAGCAGTGATGATATAAAAGATGGTGGTATAGTAGGTAAAGCCAGGGTCATAAGCCGGGCCACAATGGAACTTCCCAAAACCATAGACCGGAATAAGAAACCTGATTCATTGGATATAACTGGGATACTGACTAAGGTCTTTAAAGAAAGATCTTACAGTGCTCTGGGAGATTTCCACCATAAAACATTGCTTATATCATGCATGCACTTTATGGATCCCTGGAACTTCGACCAGGACCGTGTTAGAAGATGTGTGATTCACTACGCAGTTCCTGACGGACGTATAATACCATTCTGTTCCATGAATGCAATTTACCGTTCAGAGATTGAGAAAAAGTTCGGTAAGCCACTGAAAGAATAA
- a CDS encoding beta-ribofuranosylaminobenzene 5'-phosphate synthase, with protein sequence MIIKTPSRLHLTLIDLNGSIGRIDGGVGLTLEKPRLVLEMKQKGDEIAVKFKNRQNILVNVISDYEDKIRTSASRMMEYLHLEGGYSFTVHEIYPSHSGLGSGTQLSLAAGKLISDSDNYQISVPQIANIVGRGGTSGIGVASFDKGGFIIDGGHHHGEKPDFLPSSASKASPPPIIARYDFPQDWKVVLVIPHLEKHVSGEKEVNIFQEYCPVPLEEVQQLSHILLMKMMPAVLEKDLEMFGEAVNTIQNIGFKKIENQLQNPVIAEVMQHLRDAGAPGVGMSSFGPTIYAVTDSPQDIVSAARDTLKDVGGHIIETRAQNNGAVKE encoded by the coding sequence TTGATAATCAAAACTCCCTCCAGGCTGCATCTTACCCTAATTGACCTAAATGGTTCTATAGGTCGAATAGATGGTGGGGTGGGCCTTACACTCGAAAAACCCCGACTGGTTCTGGAAATGAAACAGAAGGGTGATGAAATTGCAGTAAAATTTAAAAACCGTCAGAATATACTGGTTAATGTTATATCTGATTATGAAGATAAAATAAGAACTTCTGCCAGTCGAATGATGGAATATCTCCATTTAGAAGGAGGATATAGTTTTACTGTTCATGAAATTTATCCATCTCATTCTGGTTTGGGTTCAGGCACCCAATTATCTCTGGCTGCAGGTAAACTTATTTCTGACTCGGATAATTATCAAATAAGTGTACCTCAGATAGCTAATATTGTTGGTAGGGGAGGTACATCTGGTATCGGTGTAGCATCCTTTGATAAAGGTGGTTTTATTATTGATGGAGGGCACCACCATGGTGAAAAACCTGACTTTTTACCTTCTTCTGCTTCGAAAGCATCGCCTCCACCAATTATTGCAAGATACGATTTCCCCCAGGACTGGAAGGTAGTTTTAGTTATTCCTCATCTTGAAAAGCATGTTTCCGGAGAAAAAGAGGTTAATATTTTCCAGGAATACTGCCCAGTACCTTTAGAAGAGGTGCAGCAACTTTCACATATTCTATTAATGAAGATGATGCCTGCTGTCCTGGAAAAAGATCTGGAAATGTTTGGAGAAGCAGTTAACACCATACAAAATATTGGATTTAAAAAAATCGAGAATCAGCTGCAAAATCCAGTTATCGCCGAAGTAATGCAGCATCTTCGGGATGCAGGTGCGCCAGGAGTGGGAATGAGTTCTTTTGGACCTACCATTTATGCAGTTACTGACAGTCCGCAGGATATAGTAAGTGCAGCTCGTGATACCCTTAAAGATGTGGGTGGTCATATAATTGAAACCAGGGCTCAAAATAATGGTGCTGTTAAGGAATGA
- a CDS encoding HVO_0476 family zinc finger protein, producing MKCPVCDSESCEILKTKGKNTKEVLIKCNECGNTFRETIVIPKMVECRVIISKFEESVKKTIKIYPDEILEAGEVLVVDGEEVEITSLENIRGGRVLKSPVSELVTIWATSLAGPTRVGISIDYGGRILSRKVEVERDFQFNVGDVLKLERAVLQIKSMKTITSRVRKGGATAEQIKRVYGRPADKRDRVQYDLTSKIVETAEIVDED from the coding sequence ATGAAATGTCCAGTTTGTGATTCTGAATCTTGTGAAATACTTAAGACTAAGGGTAAAAACACCAAAGAAGTTCTTATAAAGTGCAATGAATGTGGAAACACATTTAGAGAGACCATTGTAATTCCTAAAATGGTGGAGTGCAGGGTAATCATCAGTAAGTTTGAAGAATCTGTGAAAAAAACTATTAAAATTTATCCTGACGAGATTTTAGAGGCAGGAGAAGTGCTGGTTGTGGATGGGGAAGAAGTGGAAATAACTTCACTGGAAAACATCAGAGGTGGTCGTGTCTTGAAAAGCCCAGTTTCTGAACTGGTAACTATCTGGGCGACATCCCTTGCTGGGCCAACCAGAGTAGGAATATCCATAGATTATGGTGGCAGAATCCTATCCCGTAAGGTGGAAGTTGAAAGGGATTTCCAGTTTAATGTAGGTGACGTTTTGAAGCTGGAAAGAGCAGTTCTCCAAATAAAATCCATGAAAACTATCACTTCAAGAGTTAGAAAAGGTGGAGCTACTGCAGAACAAATTAAAAGAGTTTACGGAAGACCTGCAGATAAAAGAGACAGAGTTCAATATGATTTAACATCTAAAATAGTGGAAACCGCTGAAATAGTTGATGAAGATTGA